A window from Alkalicoccobacillus plakortidis encodes these proteins:
- a CDS encoding pyroglutamyl-peptidase I family protein, producing MMKTLLLTGFEPFLDHASNPTEKIVKQLNGETIGEFTVIGKVLPVAFDESTVVLMEAEKEVNPDAVIMLGLAAGRSNITPERIAINIQGGAADNKGVKLQDESILENGPACYFSTLPIQSFVETLHEQNIPASISNTAWNISMQ from the coding sequence ATGATGAAAACTCTACTACTTACAGGATTTGAACCTTTTTTAGATCATGCATCAAATCCTACAGAAAAAATAGTGAAGCAATTAAATGGAGAAACAATTGGTGAGTTCACAGTTATTGGAAAAGTTCTTCCTGTGGCATTTGACGAATCAACAGTTGTACTTATGGAAGCGGAGAAAGAAGTAAATCCTGACGCAGTAATTATGTTAGGGCTTGCTGCAGGTAGGTCTAATATTACACCGGAACGGATTGCCATTAATATTCAAGGGGGAGCTGCTGATAATAAAGGGGTGAAGCTTCAAGATGAGTCTATTTTAGAGAATGGACCGGCTTGTTATTTCTCTACTCTTCCTATCCAAAGCTTTGTAGAAACATTACACGAGCAGAATATTCCTGCAAGTATTTCAAATACAGCTTGGAACATATCTATGCAATAA
- the opp4C gene encoding oligopeptide ABC transporter permease codes for MEPELSRQPDVIVGNKVPDEEKSLSPLQLAVRRFFKNKLAIVGVIIMILMVIVAIFADVIATHDPTRADLLNIEQRSSAEHILGTDGSGRDNFSRLVYGARISLMIGFFSMLSTVIVGGTLGAIAGYYGKWVDGLIMRLTDLILIFPFLLMVLTVVSILERMNITIFILVMALTNWPNIARVLRGTFLSIREKDFIMSARSIGCSDFRIIRKHFIPNAVGPIIVNATIMMAIMIIIESGLSFIGAGIPQPTPTWGNMLSEAQSIRVLRNNPETWLPPGLSILLVVLAINFIGDGLRDAFDSKS; via the coding sequence ATGGAGCCTGAGCTTTCCAGACAACCGGACGTCATTGTCGGTAATAAAGTGCCTGACGAAGAAAAAAGCCTTAGTCCATTGCAATTAGCTGTTCGACGCTTTTTCAAAAATAAGCTTGCCATTGTTGGAGTTATCATCATGATCTTAATGGTGATCGTAGCTATTTTTGCTGATGTGATTGCTACTCATGATCCAACCCGGGCGGATTTATTAAATATTGAGCAACGATCAAGTGCAGAGCATATTCTTGGAACAGATGGTTCAGGACGTGATAATTTTTCAAGACTTGTTTATGGTGCACGTATTTCATTAATGATTGGTTTTTTCTCAATGCTTTCAACCGTTATCGTTGGAGGAACTCTTGGAGCAATTGCTGGTTATTATGGCAAATGGGTAGACGGATTAATTATGAGATTAACAGATTTAATTCTAATCTTCCCGTTTCTTTTAATGGTCTTAACAGTTGTGTCCATTCTTGAACGAATGAATATTACGATCTTTATTCTCGTTATGGCATTAACAAACTGGCCAAATATTGCGAGGGTATTACGAGGTACGTTCCTTTCTATTAGAGAGAAAGATTTTATAATGAGTGCAAGAAGCATTGGCTGTTCTGATTTCCGTATTATTCGTAAACATTTTATTCCCAATGCAGTGGGTCCAATCATTGTTAATGCAACGATTATGATGGCCATTATGATTATTATTGAATCAGGGTTGAGTTTTATTGGGGCAGGGATTCCTCAGCCTACGCCTACTTGGGGAAATATGTTATCAGAAGCTCAAAGTATCCGAGTGTTACGTAACAACCCTGAAACATGGCTTCCACCTGGTTTAAGCATACTATTAGTGGTACTAGCCATTAACTTTATTGGAGACGGATTACGTGATGCATTTGATAGTAAATCATAG
- a CDS encoding ABC transporter permease has protein sequence MTKYIIRRLLQFIPMVILASIVVFFMAYLAPGDALSGENLDPNIPREVLEERREALGLNDPIHIQYYNWAKRAVTGDLGMSMHHTGRSVSDLIGGRLENTLNLSIFSLIITLVISIPIGIYSSRKPYSIADYSATTFAFIGLAIPNFFAALLGIYIFSFGLGWLPSQGSISAPNLTGLDYIGSKLKHMILPGFTLGLASTAIYMRYMRTEMLELRGSDFIRTARAKGLGNRSVLYKHTLRNALIPIITLLGLEFGTLLSGAVLVETVFNYPGLGTLFVGSISNRDYPVIMGINLILAMTTLLGNLLADILYAVADPRIRYD, from the coding sequence GTGACAAAGTATATCATCCGTAGATTACTTCAGTTTATTCCAATGGTAATTTTGGCAAGTATCGTTGTATTTTTCATGGCGTACTTAGCGCCAGGTGATGCATTAAGTGGAGAAAATTTAGATCCGAATATTCCAAGAGAGGTTCTTGAGGAACGCCGAGAAGCACTTGGTTTGAATGATCCTATACATATTCAATATTATAATTGGGCAAAACGAGCGGTAACAGGTGATCTTGGCATGTCCATGCATCATACAGGACGATCTGTCTCTGATTTAATTGGAGGTCGGCTTGAAAATACATTAAATTTATCTATATTCTCTTTAATTATCACGTTAGTTATTTCAATCCCTATAGGAATTTATTCAAGTAGAAAACCATATTCAATTGCGGATTATTCTGCTACAACGTTTGCATTTATTGGACTGGCTATCCCCAATTTTTTTGCAGCCTTGCTTGGAATCTATATTTTTTCATTTGGCTTAGGATGGTTACCTTCACAGGGCTCAATATCTGCACCAAATTTAACTGGTTTAGATTATATTGGAAGCAAGTTAAAACATATGATTCTACCAGGCTTTACATTGGGGCTTGCGAGTACAGCGATTTATATGCGTTACATGCGGACTGAAATGCTTGAGCTGCGTGGAAGTGATTTTATTCGAACGGCAAGAGCAAAAGGTTTAGGCAACCGATCGGTATTGTATAAGCATACGCTACGAAACGCCCTAATCCCAATTATTACATTACTAGGATTAGAGTTTGGCACACTATTAAGTGGTGCAGTATTAGTAGAAACCGTCTTTAATTATCCAGGGTTAGGTACATTATTTGTTGGTTCAATATCCAACCGTGATTATCCGGTTATTATGGGAATCAACTTAATTCTTGCCATGACTACTCTTTTAGGAAATCTGCTTGCTGACATCTTGTATGCAGTGGCTGATCCACGAATTCGTTATGATTGA
- a CDS encoding peptide-binding protein — MKNKHWYLLSGALSLGLVLGACSGDTVDSPSDSGGGTSDGGDTEEPSGGPVEGGNVNLAMFSPPENLFNPIFYTALYDAHILDITHEGLVSQDEEFTFIPQLAEDWDFNDDNTELTYKLRQDVKWHDGEDFTADDVVFTFTSLADPDYVTAGGVRVDYVNSLVGYEEYSSGDSDEFEGIEKVDDYTVTFKFKEASVKALSDTALAIIPEHVFADIPVAEIPEVAESRDAGSVIGTGAFKLKEYMEGEQYILEANEDYYGGAPHLDTITWKIVGQSVAAGMLENGELDYIPRDVAPQDAATIDELEGIELFEQPQLGYQYMGFKLHHGPDESLSDPSTWEVNEKLDNKELRQAIAYAFNRSGIVGDPEAGNGLLGGRGIVLDAPFPEASWAYNPDVIEGYEYSPEKAEEVLEAAGYVDANDDGFREDPDGNELVLNLDYPVGNETREKMAPIIQQDLEAVGLKVELKTPREAPAHFELVEKNNTDVDLYLAGWSLDSGDPDPSSLYKSTAPYNYPRWVNEASDQLLDDAVNPEFAFEQEYRQEKYVEWAQNFVDELPVLPVYSENEIHAWNSKLTGVTIKPFTFKNDTHLWQWTE, encoded by the coding sequence ATGAAAAACAAACATTGGTATTTATTAAGTGGTGCACTTTCATTAGGACTGGTGCTAGGAGCTTGCTCTGGCGATACGGTAGATAGTCCTTCTGATTCAGGTGGCGGAACGTCAGACGGTGGAGATACTGAAGAACCAAGCGGTGGTCCAGTAGAAGGTGGCAACGTAAACCTTGCGATGTTCTCTCCTCCAGAGAACTTATTTAATCCTATTTTTTATACAGCCCTATACGATGCACACATTCTAGATATTACACATGAAGGTTTAGTTAGCCAAGATGAGGAATTCACTTTTATCCCCCAATTAGCTGAAGATTGGGATTTTAATGATGACAATACTGAACTAACGTACAAGCTTCGTCAAGATGTTAAATGGCATGATGGCGAAGACTTTACAGCTGATGATGTTGTCTTTACATTTACAAGCCTTGCTGACCCTGATTATGTTACAGCTGGTGGTGTTCGTGTTGATTATGTTAATAGTTTAGTTGGTTACGAGGAGTACAGCTCCGGTGATTCAGATGAGTTTGAAGGAATTGAAAAGGTAGATGATTACACGGTTACCTTTAAGTTCAAAGAAGCAAGTGTTAAAGCTCTATCGGATACAGCGCTAGCGATCATTCCTGAACATGTATTTGCTGATATTCCAGTTGCTGAAATCCCAGAAGTAGCTGAATCTCGTGATGCAGGATCAGTTATTGGTACGGGTGCATTTAAATTAAAAGAATACATGGAAGGTGAGCAATACATTCTTGAAGCTAATGAAGACTATTATGGAGGAGCTCCCCATCTTGACACAATCACATGGAAGATTGTTGGGCAATCTGTAGCAGCTGGTATGCTTGAAAACGGAGAGCTTGACTATATCCCTCGTGACGTTGCACCACAAGACGCTGCAACGATTGATGAATTAGAAGGTATTGAATTGTTTGAGCAGCCTCAACTTGGCTATCAATACATGGGCTTCAAGCTTCATCACGGACCAGATGAATCACTAAGTGATCCAAGCACATGGGAAGTAAATGAAAAGCTTGATAATAAAGAATTAAGACAAGCAATTGCTTATGCCTTTAACCGTTCAGGTATTGTTGGAGATCCTGAAGCAGGAAATGGTTTACTTGGTGGTCGAGGAATCGTTCTTGACGCTCCATTCCCTGAAGCTTCATGGGCGTACAATCCTGATGTAATTGAAGGGTATGAATATAGTCCAGAAAAAGCAGAAGAAGTTCTAGAAGCAGCAGGTTACGTTGATGCTAATGATGACGGCTTCCGTGAAGATCCAGATGGTAACGAGCTTGTACTAAATCTTGATTACCCTGTAGGAAATGAAACACGTGAAAAAATGGCACCAATTATTCAACAAGATCTAGAGGCAGTTGGTCTGAAAGTAGAACTTAAAACTCCTCGTGAAGCGCCAGCTCATTTTGAATTGGTAGAGAAAAACAACACAGATGTGGACTTGTATTTGGCTGGTTGGTCATTAGATTCTGGTGACCCAGATCCATCATCACTATACAAATCAACTGCTCCGTACAACTACCCAAGATGGGTAAATGAAGCTTCTGATCAATTATTAGATGATGCAGTGAATCCAGAATTCGCATTTGAACAAGAGTACCGCCAAGAGAAATATGTTGAATGGGCACAGAATTTTGTTGATGAGCTTCCAGTACTTCCGGTTTACTCAGAAAATGAAATTCATGCTTGGAATAGTAAACTGACAGGTGTAACTATTAAACCGTTTACGTTTAAAAATGACACTCACTTATGGCAGTGGACTGAGTAG
- a CDS encoding ABC transporter ATP-binding protein, producing the protein MTDKKVPLVEVKGLKKYFPINKGVLQRKVGDVKAVDDVSFTIYKGETLGIVGESGSGKSTLGRMVLKLIDATEGEIIFNEQNFAKIKNSEVRKLRRDMQMVFQDPYASLNPRMSIGELLEEPLLVHKTISSKEGRKEKAFELLEKVGLPREAYSKYPHEFSGGQRQRIGIARALSTNPEFIIGDEPVSALDVSVQSQVLNLMQDLQKEFDLTYMFIAHDLSVVKHISDRVAVMYLGRIVEIADKDILYKKPLHPYTQALISAVPSTDVTIKREKVALTGELPSPANPPKGCAFHTRCPHVHDRCKVERPILTQQGEGQMTACHLYTTEAAAAKAE; encoded by the coding sequence ATGACAGATAAAAAAGTTCCATTGGTGGAAGTGAAAGGTCTTAAAAAATATTTCCCAATAAATAAGGGTGTCTTACAGCGAAAAGTAGGAGATGTAAAAGCGGTTGATGATGTTAGTTTTACCATATATAAGGGTGAAACGCTTGGTATAGTGGGTGAATCCGGCTCAGGAAAATCGACTTTAGGCAGAATGGTATTAAAGCTTATCGATGCAACAGAAGGTGAAATTATTTTTAATGAACAGAATTTTGCCAAGATTAAAAACTCCGAAGTTCGTAAATTGCGAAGAGATATGCAAATGGTGTTCCAAGATCCTTATGCATCACTAAACCCACGAATGAGTATTGGAGAATTGTTAGAGGAGCCTTTGCTTGTACATAAAACCATTTCAAGTAAAGAAGGACGAAAAGAAAAGGCATTCGAACTGTTAGAGAAAGTAGGGTTGCCACGAGAAGCGTATTCTAAATACCCTCATGAATTTTCAGGAGGACAACGACAGCGTATCGGCATAGCGAGAGCTCTTAGTACAAACCCTGAATTTATTATAGGGGATGAACCAGTCTCCGCACTTGATGTTTCTGTTCAATCACAAGTACTCAACTTGATGCAGGATCTTCAAAAGGAATTTGATCTAACGTATATGTTTATCGCACATGATTTAAGTGTTGTAAAACACATTAGCGATCGAGTGGCAGTAATGTACCTTGGAAGAATTGTTGAGATTGCGGATAAAGACATTTTGTACAAGAAGCCACTGCATCCATATACACAAGCATTAATTTCAGCAGTGCCATCAACAGATGTAACGATTAAACGTGAAAAAGTAGCCCTCACAGGAGAACTGCCAAGTCCGGCTAATCCACCTAAAGGATGTGCGTTTCACACAAGATGTCCACATGTACATGATCGTTGTAAGGTTGAACGGCCAATTTTAACGCAACAAGGGGAAGGGCAAATGACAGCGTGTCATTTGTATACAACAGAAGCTGCAGCGGCAAAAGCTGAGTGA
- a CDS encoding ABC transporter ATP-binding protein → MSEPLLEVSHLKTYFEVNKTRTVKAVDDVSFQVNKGETLAVVGESGSGKSVTSLSIMGLLFSPPANIQGSVKLSGKELIGLSDKKLDQIRGNEMSMIFQEPMTSLNPVFTIGNQIAETLIKHKKISKKEAKNETVRLLKLVGFGRAEEMVKEFPHQLSGGMRQRVMIAIAMACNPKLLIADEPTTALDVTIQQQILDLMLKVKKEFQSSILLITHDLGVVAEMADRVLVMYAGQVVEQATAYELFTNPKHPYTVGLLNSMPKIDDEQKERLDAIPGVVPAAHRFPVGCRFAPRCPHATDECTAEMPNLLQVDDTRAVRCVLYKEEAVSV, encoded by the coding sequence ATGTCAGAGCCACTTCTTGAGGTCAGTCATTTAAAGACCTACTTTGAAGTTAACAAAACTAGAACGGTTAAGGCTGTTGATGATGTAAGTTTTCAAGTGAATAAAGGAGAGACTCTTGCAGTAGTAGGAGAGTCGGGAAGTGGAAAAAGTGTAACGTCCCTTTCAATTATGGGGTTGCTATTCTCACCACCGGCTAACATTCAAGGCTCCGTTAAACTTAGTGGTAAGGAGTTAATTGGACTCTCTGATAAAAAGCTAGATCAAATAAGAGGCAATGAGATGTCGATGATCTTTCAAGAACCCATGACTTCTTTAAACCCGGTATTTACAATTGGAAATCAAATAGCTGAGACCTTAATTAAACATAAAAAAATTTCAAAAAAAGAAGCGAAAAACGAAACGGTTCGATTATTAAAATTAGTTGGTTTTGGTCGTGCTGAAGAAATGGTCAAGGAGTTTCCACATCAGTTGTCTGGTGGGATGAGACAACGGGTTATGATTGCCATTGCAATGGCCTGTAATCCAAAGCTTCTAATCGCAGATGAGCCAACAACAGCTTTAGACGTGACAATTCAACAGCAAATTCTTGACTTAATGCTTAAAGTCAAAAAAGAGTTTCAATCTTCTATTCTTCTAATTACACATGATCTAGGAGTTGTGGCTGAGATGGCTGATCGGGTATTGGTCATGTATGCAGGCCAAGTTGTTGAACAGGCTACTGCGTACGAACTGTTCACAAATCCAAAACATCCGTATACAGTAGGTCTACTTAATAGCATGCCGAAGATTGATGATGAACAAAAAGAACGTTTGGATGCGATCCCGGGAGTTGTACCTGCTGCACACCGTTTTCCAGTAGGATGTCGATTTGCACCTCGATGCCCACATGCGACAGATGAATGCACAGCTGAGATGCCTAATCTTCTTCAAGTAGATGACACTCGAGCTGTTCGATGTGTGTTGTATAAGGAAGAGGCGGTGAGTGTATGA
- a CDS encoding Lrp/AsnC family transcriptional regulator, translating to MDKIDALDRAILMHLQMDGKSAFTKIASNLQISEGTVRTRVKKMLKNKYFQFIIHMDPASLGLEVQVIIWIQTQLGCQDQVADVLSQLSEVRFVAAFSGQYDLIVQAYFKNKNDLITFVNKQLASIDGIITSDLSIELKQYKDSFSYITNE from the coding sequence ATGGATAAAATTGATGCGCTTGATCGAGCGATATTAATGCACTTGCAAATGGATGGTAAATCAGCCTTTACTAAAATTGCATCCAATTTGCAAATTAGTGAAGGAACTGTAAGAACAAGGGTTAAAAAAATGCTGAAAAATAAGTATTTTCAATTTATTATACATATGGACCCTGCCAGTCTAGGACTGGAGGTTCAAGTCATTATCTGGATTCAGACACAGCTTGGATGTCAAGATCAGGTTGCTGATGTATTAAGTCAGTTATCAGAAGTCAGATTTGTAGCTGCGTTTTCAGGTCAGTATGATTTAATTGTTCAAGCCTATTTTAAGAATAAAAATGATCTTATTACGTTTGTTAATAAACAACTAGCATCTATCGATGGAATTATAACCTCAGATTTAAGTATTGAATTAAAACAGTATAAGGATTCGTTTTCATATATTACAAATGAATGA
- a CDS encoding oligopeptide ABC transporter substrate-binding protein, whose amino-acid sequence MKKFDRTKKKTVLLASTTALVLALAACSGGSDSDGGSSENGGGTADGGSEEEEPMFSIDDFEVVKGENGDDILDGGSINVALVNDSPFEGTLNYNFYQGTFDAQVLQWFDESLLAVDENFTYTQDGAATFEINDDGDVFTFTIGDNVNWHDGEPVTAEDWVFAFEVLGDEDYPATRFTEASNVQGFNEFRAGDAEDISGLNIIDDKTLEITFTEANPSLLASGIWAYPMPKHIFEDIPVADMESSPEVRQNPIGFGAFKVDSITPGEAVVYKKNEDYWRGEPNLDEVVLSIVNPQTITQSLENGDVDIAVYPTDQYKDNYETLTNVEFLGITDLAYTYIGFQMGTWEDNKNVFDEDKQISDINLRKAMAYAVDNATVANQFYDGLRWAGTTLIPPSHPDYHDETIEGYSYDQDMANKILDDAGYVDVNDDGMREDPNGDELTLNFASMSGGDTAEPIANYYIQAWKAVGINVELLDGRLQEFNTFYDRLEAADQAIDVYQGAWGVGSDVDPTGLWGSSAAYNYTRWTDDKNDELLAQGVSTEALDVTKRQEIYKEWQEYMVEQIPGIPYTLSF is encoded by the coding sequence ATGAAAAAGTTTGATCGTACGAAGAAAAAGACGGTTTTACTTGCTTCAACAACAGCGTTAGTCTTAGCACTTGCTGCGTGCAGTGGTGGTTCAGATTCAGATGGAGGTTCTTCTGAAAATGGAGGAGGAACGGCTGACGGAGGTTCTGAAGAAGAGGAGCCAATGTTCTCTATTGATGATTTTGAAGTTGTCAAAGGTGAAAATGGAGATGATATTCTAGATGGTGGGTCTATTAACGTAGCATTAGTTAATGACAGCCCATTTGAAGGAACGTTAAACTACAACTTCTACCAAGGTACGTTTGATGCTCAGGTACTTCAGTGGTTTGATGAGAGCTTGTTAGCTGTTGATGAGAACTTTACCTACACGCAAGATGGTGCAGCGACATTTGAAATAAATGACGATGGTGATGTCTTCACATTCACAATAGGTGACAATGTAAACTGGCACGATGGTGAGCCTGTTACAGCTGAAGACTGGGTTTTTGCATTTGAAGTACTAGGAGATGAAGACTATCCTGCTACTCGTTTCACAGAAGCATCGAATGTACAAGGATTTAATGAATTCCGTGCTGGTGATGCAGAAGATATTTCTGGATTAAATATCATTGATGATAAAACGTTAGAAATTACGTTTACTGAAGCAAATCCTTCCCTACTTGCTAGTGGAATTTGGGCATATCCAATGCCTAAACACATCTTTGAAGACATTCCTGTAGCAGATATGGAATCTTCTCCAGAAGTACGTCAAAATCCAATTGGATTTGGTGCATTTAAAGTGGATTCAATCACTCCAGGAGAAGCTGTTGTTTATAAGAAAAATGAAGACTACTGGCGTGGAGAGCCAAACTTAGATGAAGTAGTATTGTCTATAGTAAATCCTCAGACAATCACTCAATCACTAGAAAATGGCGACGTAGATATCGCGGTATATCCAACTGATCAATATAAAGATAATTATGAAACTCTAACTAATGTAGAATTTTTAGGTATTACTGATTTAGCATACACATACATTGGTTTCCAAATGGGAACATGGGAAGATAATAAAAACGTATTTGATGAAGACAAACAGATTTCTGATATTAACCTCCGTAAAGCAATGGCGTATGCAGTAGACAATGCAACTGTAGCTAACCAGTTTTATGATGGTTTAAGATGGGCAGGTACGACCCTAATTCCACCTTCACATCCTGATTATCATGATGAAACAATTGAAGGATACTCTTATGACCAGGATATGGCTAATAAAATCCTTGATGATGCTGGTTATGTAGATGTCAATGATGATGGTATGCGTGAAGATCCAAATGGTGATGAATTAACGCTAAACTTTGCTTCTATGAGTGGTGGAGATACTGCTGAACCAATCGCTAACTACTACATTCAAGCTTGGAAAGCTGTAGGAATTAACGTTGAATTACTAGATGGTCGTCTACAAGAATTCAATACTTTTTATGATCGTTTAGAAGCTGCTGATCAAGCCATTGATGTATATCAAGGAGCTTGGGGTGTAGGTTCTGATGTTGACCCAACTGGTCTATGGGGAAGTAGTGCTGCTTACAACTATACTCGTTGGACTGATGACAAAAACGATGAGTTACTAGCACAAGGTGTTTCTACGGAAGCTCTTGATGTAACAAAAAGACAAGAAATCTATAAAGAGTGGCAGGAATATATGGTAGAGCAAATTCCAGGCATTCCCTACACTTTATCGTTCTGA
- a CDS encoding ABC transporter permease — protein MAKSVATETEEKTPSGIRIIWREILRDKIAFFSFLLVALIALAVYGVSLFLDKDQIVTVDLFAMYEPPSAQFWLGTDYGGRDIFGQLIIGTRNSLSVGILVTLISGVTGILVGLLAGYFGNLVDNTLMRILDFFQSLPTIMLIIVFVTMVPKYNVPTFSLIMAIFLWMGIARIIRAKVMQEASLEYVHAARTLGSSHFKILFGHLLPNIMSLIIVTMTLNLAANIGIEASLSFLGFGFPESTPSLGTLVGYARNPQVLELRPWIWLPASLLIFILMLCINNVGQALKRATDAKQRRG, from the coding sequence TTGGCTAAAAGTGTTGCAACGGAAACGGAAGAAAAAACCCCTTCTGGTATCCGTATAATATGGCGGGAAATTCTCCGCGATAAAATAGCGTTTTTCTCATTTTTACTTGTGGCTTTAATAGCACTTGCTGTATATGGTGTATCCTTATTTCTTGATAAAGATCAAATTGTTACAGTTGACTTATTTGCAATGTATGAACCACCATCAGCGCAGTTTTGGTTAGGCACTGATTATGGTGGTAGAGATATTTTTGGGCAACTTATAATCGGTACTCGTAATTCATTATCGGTTGGAATTTTAGTAACTCTTATAAGTGGAGTCACTGGAATTTTAGTAGGATTGTTAGCGGGATATTTTGGAAATTTAGTAGATAATACTTTAATGAGAATTTTAGACTTTTTCCAATCTTTGCCTACTATCATGTTAATTATAGTGTTTGTAACAATGGTTCCAAAATATAACGTTCCTACATTTTCATTAATTATGGCTATCTTTTTATGGATGGGAATTGCGAGAATTATACGGGCGAAAGTTATGCAGGAAGCGTCACTGGAATATGTCCATGCGGCAAGAACATTAGGTTCGTCTCATTTTAAAATTTTATTTGGGCATTTGCTTCCCAATATTATGTCGCTCATTATCGTTACGATGACTTTAAATCTTGCGGCAAATATAGGAATTGAAGCTAGTTTATCTTTCTTGGGATTTGGTTTTCCTGAATCAACCCCAAGCTTGGGGACATTAGTTGGGTATGCACGAAACCCTCAAGTTTTAGAGCTAAGACCATGGATCTGGTTACCTGCATCATTACTAATCTTTATTTTGATGCTGTGTATAAATAATGTCGGACAAGCGCTGAAGCGGGCGACTGACGCAAAACAAAGAAGAGGTTAA
- the opp4B gene encoding oligopeptide ABC transporter permease, which produces MWKFIIRRLFIAIPQLFLLSILVFLMAKAMPGDALTGLIGDPDLSAEAIQALRERLGIDNPWYIQYKDWILSALQGDLGTSFRQKVPVTDLIQSRIWNTIWLSLFSTILIYLMGIPLGIWSGKYHDTLRDRLITGYTYIGFATPLFIFALIMLLVFGFMLRWFPTGGSVAPGLVPGTWDYFVSKIYHLILPSFSIALIGITGTVQYLRSEIIDTKQKDFVRLARSKGVSEKRLYNNHIFRNSLMPIAALFGYEITLLISGSIFVESIFTYPGMGQLFVQSINTRDFSVVTAIVLLFGFAFIIGGLISDIIMSIVDPRIRIK; this is translated from the coding sequence ATGTGGAAATTTATTATCAGACGTTTGTTTATTGCGATCCCACAGCTGTTTCTCTTATCCATACTAGTGTTTTTAATGGCTAAGGCGATGCCAGGAGATGCATTAACAGGATTAATAGGGGATCCAGATCTTTCTGCAGAGGCTATACAGGCTTTAAGGGAAAGATTAGGAATTGATAATCCATGGTATATCCAATATAAGGATTGGATCTTAAGTGCCCTACAAGGTGATTTGGGTACTTCTTTTAGACAAAAAGTACCAGTTACAGATCTAATCCAGTCTAGAATTTGGAATACCATTTGGTTATCTTTATTCTCGACAATCTTAATCTATCTAATGGGTATTCCTTTAGGCATTTGGAGTGGGAAATATCATGATACGTTACGTGATCGTCTAATTACAGGCTATACGTATATTGGTTTTGCAACGCCGCTATTTATCTTTGCTTTAATCATGTTGTTAGTATTTGGATTCATGCTTAGATGGTTCCCAACTGGTGGGAGTGTTGCCCCTGGTTTAGTACCAGGAACATGGGATTATTTTGTTAGTAAAATCTATCATTTAATTTTACCATCATTCTCAATTGCTTTGATTGGGATTACCGGAACGGTGCAATACCTGCGTAGTGAGATTATTGATACAAAACAAAAGGATTTTGTCAGGTTAGCTAGATCTAAAGGGGTCTCAGAGAAAAGATTATACAATAACCATATTTTTAGAAACTCATTAATGCCAATTGCAGCGCTTTTTGGCTACGAAATTACCTTGCTGATATCTGGATCGATTTTTGTTGAATCAATATTTACGTATCCGGGAATGGGACAGCTATTTGTTCAGTCGATTAATACAAGGGATTTTAGTGTGGTAACGGCTATTGTTCTATTATTTGGATTTGCCTTTATCATAGGTGGATTAATATCGGATATTATAATGAGTATTGTCGATCCAAGAATTAGAATTAAATAA